Sequence from the Bremerella volcania genome:
CGACGAAACTTATTTTGCGAAATAAGCAAAGCGGCGAGTTGAGTCAGCGGATTGTGGCGAAGTAGATTCCGTTGACCGTGTGCCACTGCCGCCCTCGGCAGTGTGAAGTGTGATACGCCTTAATTCATCGATCAAGCGTTCATCGTTTGACGGATTCTACGTCTCCTCTTGCGGTGCTTACCGAGTTGCTAGTTCACACTGCCGAGGTCGGCAGTGGCACACGCGGAAGAGAGTTTTTCCACCTTGATTCCCAACAGGGAAATTCTTCCGTTTCCAAAAATCAATGTGGGCAAACGCTTGGCATTCGATATACTGAAGTGATCTCACCTGATATCACTTTCCTGCCCATTTGAGCCGTTGCCCACGTTCTGGTAGCGGTGCCTGCCTGTTGTCCGATGTGTAGTGAGGCTGCTATGCCGACATCGACCTTCGTGCCTGGGGTGTTCGTTCAAGCGGCGATGCTGCTGCTTGTGGTATGCGTTTTGACTGCTCGCACCGTGCAAGCCGCGCCGCCCAGTTCACAGGATCTGGCCTTCTTCGAATCGAAGATCCGTCCACTGTTGGTCACGCACTGCGTCGATTGCCACGGGGCTGAGACGCAGGAAAGCTCGCTCCGCGTTGATACCATGTCCGGCATGCTGGGTGGCGGAGAATCAGGCGCCGCGGTGATTCCCAAGGACCCGAAGCACAGCCTGCTTCTGGCCGCGGTGCGGTACGACAACCAGCATCTGAAGATGCCGCCCGACGGCAAGATGACTGACGGGCAGATCAAGCTGCTGCAGCAGTGGATCGAAATGGGAGCCCCCCACCCCGATCAACTCGACAAGGGAGGCATCCAGCCGAGACGCGCGCCGATCGATTGGAAAGCGGCCCGCGAGTATTGGGCGTTTCGTCCCGTGACGCGGCCGGAGGTGCCGAAGTCGAACGCTGCGCATCCGATCGACGCGTTCATTCATGCGGCGCTGGATCAGCAAGGGCTCGTACCCAATGGTCCGGCCGATCGGCGGACGCTCATCCGCCGGGCCACGTTCGATTTAACCGGCATTCCCCCGACGCCGGACGAAGTGAACGCGTTTCTGGCGGATGAGTCGCCTGAGGCGTTTGCCAAGGTGATCGATCGTTTGCTGGCATCCCCTGGTTACGGCGAGCGCTGGGGACGCCACTGGCTGGACGTCGTGCGGTACGCCGATAGTAACGGCCTGGACGAGAACCAGGCGTTCGTCGATGCCTGGCGGTATCGTAACTACGTGATCGACGCGCTGAACGAAGACAAACCATTCGACCGGTTCGTCATGGAACAGGTCGCCGGCGATCTGCTGGCGAAAGAGTCGGCCGAGCAAGACGACTACGACTCGACGATCGCGACTGGCTTTCTGACGCTGGGCCCCAAGGTGCTGGCCGAGAAAGACACCGTAAAGATGGAGATGGACATCATCGACGAGCAGATCGATACGCTTGGTCAGGCGTTTCTCGGTCTGACGATCGCGTGTGCCCGGTGCCACGATCACAAGTTCGATCCGATCTCGACCGCCGACTACTACGCGCTGGCCGGCATCTTCAAAAGCACGCAGTCGATGCAGTCGCTCAAGACGATTGCCCAGTACAACGAGAAGGTGTTGGCGACCGCCGAGGAAATCGAGCGCAAGGCAAAGCTTGACGAGACAAAGAAGGAAAAGCTGGCCCAACTCGACAAGTTAGTCAAAGAAGCTAAGCAGACACATCCCGACAGTCAGGAAGAAGCGTATCCGGAAGAGATTCGCACGCAGCTGACCGCGCTTCGTCAAGAGATCGCCGCGTTGACCGAGCAGGCATCCGAGTTGCCAACCGCGATGGCGGTTCAAGAAGGAACGCCTCAGAGCGTACGAATCCACGTCCGCGGGAGTCACTTGATCTTGGGGCAGCAGGTAGCACGCGGCGTGCCGGTTGTCCTTCAGCGTAGTGAGCCGCTGACGATTGGCGACGGCGAAAGTGGTCGCCTGCAACTGGCCCAGTGGTTGGTTCATGCGGACAACCCGCTGACGGCCCGCGTGGCCGTCAATCGCGTCTGGCGGTGGCACTTTGGTACGGGTCTGGTCCCTTCGACCGATAACTTCGGCAAGCTGGGCGAAGCGCCGACGCATCCGCAACTGCTCGACTGGTTGGCCGCTCAGTTCGTGGCCGATGGTTGGTCGCTGAAGAAGCTGCACCGCCAGATCATGCTCAGTGATACCTATCAGCGAAGCAGCCGCGTGAATGCGGATAACGCGGCGATCGATCCCGAGAATCACGGCTATTGGCGGGCCAACGTGCAGCGACTGGAAGCCGAAGCCCTGCGCGATTCGCTGCTGCAGGTCAGTGGGCAACTCGATCCGACGCAGGGAACCAGCATGCTGACGGTCGACAAGTGGAAGCTGGTGTTCGATCACACGTCGAAGGACGACACGAGCTATGACTCAAAGCGGCGTTCGATCTACTTGCCGGTGATTCGGAACAATCTTTACGACGAGTTCGCCCTGTTCGATTTCGCCACGGCCGACACTACGCAGGGAGACCGCGCGACCTCGACGGTGGCTCCCCAGGCCCTGTTCACGCTTAACAGTCCCTTGTTTTTGGATGCCGCCGAAGCGCTTGCCGATCGGCTGCACAAGCAGGTGCCTGGCGATGATCGCATGCGGGTCGACCTGTTGTATCAGCTGACCCTTTCACGGCGGCCGCACGATCGCGAGGTGACGCGGCTGCTTTCTACGGTCGACCAGTTGGAAGTTGCCCTGCAGGGGCAGATGGATGCTGGCCAAGCGAAGCAGCAGGCATGGGCCGCGGCGTGTCAGTGCGTGCTGGCCTCAAACGAATTTATGTACGTGCAATAGCATTGCCTGGAAATGAGAGGCACGATGAACGACCAATCGACATCGACGATGACCCGCCGCTGTTTGCTGAAGAACTCGGCGGTCGGCTTCGGCTACCTGGCCTTGTCGGCGCTGTTGCAAGAAGATGCTCGGCAAGCGATGGGGGCTCCGGCAGCGGAACTGGCCCACTTCCCTGCCCGGGCCAAGCGGGTCATTTTTCTGTTCATGAAGGGGGGGCCGTCGCACGTCGATACGTTCGACTACAAGCCGCAACTGCAAAAGGATGACGGCAAGCCCCTGCCCTTCGACAAGCCGCGGGTGCAGTTCGCACCGACGGGCAATTTGCTCGCGTCGCCGTGGAAGTTTCGCCAGTATGGCGAGAGCGGCATGTACGTGAGCGAGCTTTTCCCCCACGTCGCGCAGCACGTCGATGAAATGTGCTTTCTGCATTCGGTGCACGGAACCAATCCGTCGCACGGCGGGGCGCTCTTGAAGCTGCACACCGGTAGCGACAACTTCATTCGCCCCAGCATGGGAGCGTGGGTGAACTATGGCCTGGGGAGCGAGAACGACAACCTGCCAGGGTTCGTGACCATTTGTCCCACGTTTGCCCACGGCGGCGCGAAGAATTGGGGCTCTGCATTCTTGCCGGCCGAGTATCAAGGCATCCCGCTGGGGGTGGCGTCGCAGCCATCGACGGCGGCCAGCGTCAAGTACATCGACAATCCGCGGTGGACCAGGGACGTGCAGCGAGTCCAGCTCGATCTGATGAACGCGATGAACCGCGAGCATATGGCCCACGCGCAGAGTGAGCTGTCGCTGGAAGCCAGGATTCAGTCGTTTGAACTGGCGTATCGGATGCAGTCGAAAATGCCCGAGGCGCAAGATCTTTCGCAGGAAACGGCTGACACGCTCGAGATGTACGGGCTCAACGATCCGGTGACGCAGGACTTCGGACGGCAGTGCCTGCTGGCCCGGCGTTTCGCTGAACGGGGCGTGCGGTTCATCCAGGTTACCCACAGCGATACGAAGGTGCAGTGGGATCAGCATGGCGATCTGAAAGCAGGCCACACGAAGAATGCCGCCGAGGTCGATCGTCCGATCGGGGCGCTTTTGGCGGACTTGAAGCGTCGGGGGCTGCTGGAAGATACGCTCGTGCTGTGGGGCGGCGAGTTCGGGCGAACGCCTACCTGTCAGGGAAGTGGAGCCAATGGCCGCGATCACAACCCCGAAGGGTTCACCATGTGGATGGCCGGCGGCGGCGTGAAGGCCGGCTATCGCCACGGGGCGACCGATCAGTACGGCTACTATGCCCAAGAAAACAAAATGCACGTGCATGATCTGCACGCGACTTTGCTGCACCTGTTGGGGCTCGATCACGAGCGACTGACCTATCGTCACGCCGGTCGTGATTTTCGTTTAACGGATGTCCACGGACTTGTTCACCGTGAGATTCTGGCCTGATCGAGTCATGCCGGTTAGTTGCTTGGTGGACCCAGGACGCTGGCCGTTTGGGCCGGCAATTGCAGCATCAGGCTCGGCGATTGGCTGCCGGAATCCATCTGCAGCAGATAGCTCGGGTACTCGCCGTTCCATTTCTCGATCCGGTCACGTTCGACTTCAAACTGCTTGAGCTGTACGAACAGCGGATCGGATTGGGCCTCGCGAGTTGCCTGGGCGATTTTCATGATCGCATCGGCTTCACCTTCAGCGATCGTACGGGCCATATTGGCCTGCCCTTCGGCCTCCAGTTCGATGCGTTCATTCTCCTTCTGCTGGGCATCGAAGAGGGCCATGTTGATCACCTTTTTCTGCTGCGCCACGAACGTTTCGTCGATCGCTTCCTGAATCTTGGGGTTCTGGTAGGTGAAGCCGCCGAACATGCCGATCGTCGTGACGGTGATGCCGCGCTCTTTGAAGAACGCGATCACGTCCTTACGTACGTCGTCGACCATTTCCTGCTTGCGCGAACGGAGTTCGTCCAGGTCGTACTTGGCGGCCGTCTCGGCGGCCACCGACTGAATACGGGCACGCACTTCCGAGTCCATCATGTCGGCCAACGACCGGCTGCGATACATGTACAGAAAGCGAGCGGTGTCGTCTTCTTCAATGAACGCCGTGCAGTTGAAGCCAACCGAAAAGCCGACCGAGTCTTTGCTTTCGATCCAGATCGCTTCGTTGGCGGTCTTGGTACCGCTGGAAGAGTCGGCAGTCCACTCACGCGTCACGGGGGACCGATCGACCTTGATCAGGCGGACCGTGTCCATCCACTGGCCCATGTTGTACATGCGGCCGGTCTGAACCCAGCGATGGGGGACCTGAACGCGCTTGGCAGCCACCTTCCGTTCGGCCAGGTAGCTTTCCGACTCGAAGGCAACCTGCTTGTCGGTGGCGCCTTCCAGCGGAATCAGGAAGCCTGTTTCCGAGGTGTCGATCTCCTCGAATTCAGGCGTATCGAACGGACGGCATCCAGTCGACGTCGCCACAAGCACAAACACACCGGCCAACGCCAACAGGCTTCGCTTCGAGCTTCTCGACCTGCCGGCTGCTTGAGACGGGGTGGGCGCTTCGTGGCGAGCCCATAGCAGCGGGCCAATCAGGACCACGGCGGACATCAACACCAGGCTCAACAAAGTCATGGGAAGGGACGCGTGCAGCGCGGTCAGCGTTTGCAGCGCTTGCGACCACGCAGGCGACTCCATCTGCCGCACGGCCAACTCATTGGCGGCGATCGGCCACAGGTAATGTTCGATGAGAAGGTCGACCTCTACGGCGAATCCCACCAGACATACCAGACCAATCAGCCGCCAGCAGAGCAACTCACTCCAAGTAAAATCACGTTTCATCGAGGCTCTCCAAAGAGGTTAAGGGGTAGTTCCGGGTCCCCTTTCGCATTGGTCGTACCGAAAAAGTCGGAATATGTATAAGTGCAATGGTGGCAGATGGTTATGTAAAAACTCGGGTGTCCATCCAGGTGAGACTTTTCACTAGATGTAGTGAAAAGTCTCACATTCAGAAGTAGCATGAGGCGATGCAATTCTCGCGGCTGACAATCTACGGTTTGGATCAAGACGCACTGGACGACTTACGTTCGGCGTTTCGTGACGCTGCGCCTAAGTCCGAGGTGCGTGTCGTCCATGAAGAGAAGCATCTGCTTGGCGAGGTGCGCGGCGGGGCCGACGACAGCTTGTTTATCATTCACGGCCCGCAGGCGAGTTCCCCATTGATCGGGGCGATGCGTCAGTTAGATCCGACGACGCTCGTGGTGATTGCCGCCGATCAGGGGAGCGTCGAAACGGCCGCCTCGGCGATTGCCATGGGAGCGAACGACTTTCTCGTTCGCGGTCCGCAGCTGGCGGCTCGGGTCGCGACGCTGCTGGGGAAGATGGGCTATCTGCTGGAAGTGCTGCACGAAGCGCGGTCGCTCGATGCCCAGAACACGCAGCTGCAAAAGGTTCTTCAGTTTCGCGGGCAGATCATCGGCAACTCGCCGCAAATCCACGCGATCGTCGAGCGCGTGCAGCTGGTGGCTCAGGTGCCGCGGCCCGTGTTGATCGTCGGCGAGCGCGGTACCGGCAAGGAGGTCATTGCCCGGGCGATTCACCAGGCCCAGGACGAACATGCCCGGCCGATGGTGACGGTCAACTGCGCGGCGTTCACGACGGCCCTGCTCGAGAGTGAACTGTTCGGTCACGAAAAGGGAGCTTTCACCGGCGCCGACGAAACCCGCGACGGCAAGTTCGGTCTTGCCCATGGTGGCACCCTGTTTTTGGACGAGATCGGCCATATGTCGTTGCCGTTTCAGCGGAAGATTTTGCGCGTGGTCGAGTACGGCACCTATAATCGTGTGGGTGGCCATACGGAACTGCGAACGTCGGCTCGGATCATCGCCGCGACGAATGTCGACTTACGGCAGCGGATTCGAGAAGGAGAATTCCTGAGCGATCTTTATGATCGGCTGGCGTTCGAGGTGATCGAGGTGCCGACGCTGCGGGACCGCGAGGGAGACATTGAGGTCCTCGCGCAACACTTCCTCGATCAGTTCGCCCAGGAGATTCCCCGCTTCGCTGGCAAGCAGCTCTCGAAGTCGGCAATCAACGTTTTGCGGCGGTATCGATTTCCCGGCAATGTCCGCGAGCTGAAGAACATCATCGAGCGGGCCGCCTATCGCGACACGACCGACGAGATCACGCCGGAAGACATCGGCATGCTTTCCAACGGCCCGGCGGATATCGCCGGGACCGGCTTCAAGCAGCGGTTGGACAACTTCTGCCGCTTGATGCTCAGCGAAGCGATGAACCAGTGCGGCAACAACCAGGCCGCCGCGGCCCGGCAACTGGGGCTGAGTTATCACCAGTTTCGTTATTACTACGCGAAGTACCTGGGGGAAGAATCGGAGTCATGATTGGGGGCGCTGCCGATCGAATTCCAAGTCCATCGCTTGCTATTTGGTTTGTTTTTCCATTGGCCAAGTAACCCTCTAGGGCCGTTTCCGTAGAACGAATACGGTCGCTTTGCCCCAAAAGAATTTCTTATAATTTTGGCGAGACGCACTGTCGGTTTACGCACTGTGATGTGGGGGAGATTCGGTCGGGTCTTCCCCTTGTCCGTAAAGCGACGTACCGGAGAAGCTCGATGAACCAGACAGAATCTTGGATGCGTACGACTCTCAGGTGTTACCAGCGGGAAAGCACGCTCGCTTTGTTGGTCACGGTTTTGCTGTTGGGTTGTGGAAGTCCCGCGGCGAAAGATGCCGCTCAGGACAAACCTCAGCAGGTGCAGCCTGTCGCTGAGAAGCCTGTCGTAACGGACCGTGCCAGTAAGCCTGAGGGTCCACGGTTTGACTGGGGCAAGTTCACCAAGGCGGGGGAAGTGACGCAGCAAGTGTTGCCATATTTCCAAGATCACCAAATCGATTTTGGGTCCCGCAAGATCACGACCAGCGAGGCGGTGAAACTGGTCAAGGCCGAGATCATTTCCGGAAAGCTGCTGCTCACCTTTCAGATGACCAAGCCCAAGCAGAACGTTCAGTTCGAGGGCTTCGGTGGTGATCTCGGTTCGTACCGGCCTCACAAGAAACAGCCTCGCCCTCTTTCGATGCGGGGCGCTTCGCACAAGGAACATTTCGTCTTCCCAGGCTTCCTTCACGTGGGTGTCCCCCACCCGCAACCCAACAAGGTTCTGGTTGCCGTGGCGAAGCCGCTGACCAAAGAAGAGAGTTTCCAAAAGGCCTTGCAGGAGCATAAGGAAATGCGTGCGAAAGCGGAGGCGGAGGAAGCTCGTCGCGCGGCTCAGCGCGCCTTGGCGAAGAAGTCGGAGCCCAAGCCGGCGCCGGTGAAGAATCCACTGGTTCCCGGTCCGGAGTCTGGCTACACGCCTCGTTCGATGCAATTCGCCCAGTTGGCCGCGGCGGTCTCGGCGATGTACAAGATGCCGGGGCGCGATATGTTTCGACCCGACGGCAAAGCGCGAATGCAGGCCGCTCAGGCAGCTGCCGCCTATCCCAACCCCGAACTGCAGCAATACGCCAACAAAATGCTCGATCGCATCAAGGCCGACCAGAATATCGACGTCCAGGCTGTTCGCCGAGACTTGTTAGCCCGGGCAGATCGGCTTTCGCGGCAGACGCTGGAATACGGTTCGGTGAAGAGTACCTACACCGATTCCGATGGCAGCACGCGAAGTGTGTTCGCCAGTGGCAACGAGCCCGACTATGACGCCCAGCGGGAAGGTCAACGGCTGGCCGAACTGGCACGCAAGAGCGATGACGAAATCCGCGAGTACGTGAAGGGGCTGCGGAACACGAATTCGTGGTCGGATCTGTTTGCCGGCGATGGCATCACCAATAATCTCGATCATCTCTATCAGAATATCTTGATCGACGGGTACAAGATCGTACGCGAAGAAGGAAAGCGAGCCGCGGGTAAGAAGTCGGACAAGTGTTTGATCTCGATATGGCGTGCTGACTCAAGTACGTCGAAGTTGCGAAATGTGAGCGGACAGAAGTTGACCGACGTGGTGCTGGATCTGAGCTGGGGTTTCACCAGCTCCGAGAAGCTCAAGAAGTATGGTCACGCTCAGATCGTCTTCATTCCCGTTTGGAAACCGAACGAGGAGGTTGAGCTTCAAAAGATCGTCTTGTCGGAGCCGTCCGTCATGCATGTCGAGGTGAACGTGTATGCCAACGATGCCAGCAGCGAGGGGCATAAGTTTTCGATGATCGATCCAAAGAACCCACCCAGCAACAAGCCGGGCTCGATCGCAATCTATAAACGGGGTGGGTTCGCGGCCCTGACAAAGCCTCGGTTCGAGGGGACTGCCTGGGTTATCGTCGATGGAAAGCGTACCGATTGGGACAACGTGGAACGCCAGATGCAGGTCGAAGCCGACCCGGGCGAGCATACCGTCGTCGTGCATGTGAAGGAAACGCGTAAGCGGTCGAAAGTGGTCTACGACGGGAAGGTTGTCGTCGACAGCGGTAAGCGGGCGTCGATCCAGGTCGAATTCTAGAGCCAGCAAGATAATCCGCGGCACTGCGTTATCAATAGTAATGCTGAAAGATGACACGCCCTCAACAGTCGTCCAGGCGATACAAAGTTAGGGCGTTGCCGCGTAGCACGGCTTCGGCTGCCTTATCTGCTTCCGCCGCGGTGAGATCGGTGTCGCGAACCGCCTCGTCGAGGACCTTCGCGAGTACGGTTCTTCCCCACTTTGCCGCGAGAAAATATAGCTCCGGAATAAAGTGGGCATCCGACGAGTACATCAGCTTGCTCTGCGGAGCCAGTTCCAGCAGTTCCCGCATGGCACGCTCCATGCCTGACACGCTCAGCAGCGGCACCGCCAGGCCCACGTCAAGGTAGACATGGGGGTAGACCGAAGCGAGGAAGCCTGCCTCGCGCGTGAAGGGGTACGACGCATGCAGGAGCACGACCGGCGCGCCGCGGTATCGGCGGTCCTCCAGCAGCGGACGCAAGTGCAGCGGGTTAGCCAGTCGCAGATCGAGATCGGGATCGCCGAAGCCTGTGTGCAGCTGGATCGGCAACCTGTGGCGGGCGGCGACTTCCAACGCCTGCAACAATAAAAAGTCGAGGAGCGTCTTGTCGACCAGTCGAGGATGACGGGACGGACCGGTCCCCTTCCAGGCAGCGAACTTCGCCCGCGCGTCGTCGAAGGAGGTCGGGCGAACGTCGAGTCCGCTGCGGTAGGCAACGATGCTCTTCAGGCCCACCACTTCCGCAGGCGGTGGGTCGATGGCTGCCCGGAACCGGGCGAGGAAGTCATCGAACGACTCGGCATCGCCGACGAGCTCTTCTGCCAGGGTTTCCAGGCGAAGCAGGCGATGGACCGGCACGAACGTTCGGTGCCAATCCAGCGGCAGGATCTCGTCGGGCAGCAATCCGTCGTCGATCAGGACTCCCTCCAGGTTCGCCGCCTCAAAGCACTTCGTCGTCAACTGCTCTAACCCCAACTCTTCCCGCCGGGCTAAAACGGCTGCTTCGTTGGGTTCGCAGCCGATCAGTTGGGCGATCTCGCGCATGCTACGGCGGAAGAAGAGCGTGTGCTGGGCATGGTGGGCGATGACGTCGGGATCGTAACCTTCAGTGAAGGCTGCCCGGAACGGCTTTCGGCACGCCACCTCAGGCTTAAGGAGGTTGTGGGCGTGCTGGTCAAGAGCCGGGATCGCCGTCAGGTCCATCAATACCGCTCCAGAAGCAGGCGAACTTCGTCGTCGAGTTGGTAGTCCTTCATCGCCTCCCACTCTGCTTGCCGCACCGCCAGAAACGACTTCGCCAAGCCTGGCCCGAGGGCCTCGATCAACACT
This genomic interval carries:
- a CDS encoding DUF1553 domain-containing protein — protein: MPTSTFVPGVFVQAAMLLLVVCVLTARTVQAAPPSSQDLAFFESKIRPLLVTHCVDCHGAETQESSLRVDTMSGMLGGGESGAAVIPKDPKHSLLLAAVRYDNQHLKMPPDGKMTDGQIKLLQQWIEMGAPHPDQLDKGGIQPRRAPIDWKAAREYWAFRPVTRPEVPKSNAAHPIDAFIHAALDQQGLVPNGPADRRTLIRRATFDLTGIPPTPDEVNAFLADESPEAFAKVIDRLLASPGYGERWGRHWLDVVRYADSNGLDENQAFVDAWRYRNYVIDALNEDKPFDRFVMEQVAGDLLAKESAEQDDYDSTIATGFLTLGPKVLAEKDTVKMEMDIIDEQIDTLGQAFLGLTIACARCHDHKFDPISTADYYALAGIFKSTQSMQSLKTIAQYNEKVLATAEEIERKAKLDETKKEKLAQLDKLVKEAKQTHPDSQEEAYPEEIRTQLTALRQEIAALTEQASELPTAMAVQEGTPQSVRIHVRGSHLILGQQVARGVPVVLQRSEPLTIGDGESGRLQLAQWLVHADNPLTARVAVNRVWRWHFGTGLVPSTDNFGKLGEAPTHPQLLDWLAAQFVADGWSLKKLHRQIMLSDTYQRSSRVNADNAAIDPENHGYWRANVQRLEAEALRDSLLQVSGQLDPTQGTSMLTVDKWKLVFDHTSKDDTSYDSKRRSIYLPVIRNNLYDEFALFDFATADTTQGDRATSTVAPQALFTLNSPLFLDAAEALADRLHKQVPGDDRMRVDLLYQLTLSRRPHDREVTRLLSTVDQLEVALQGQMDAGQAKQQAWAAACQCVLASNEFMYVQ
- a CDS encoding DUF1501 domain-containing protein; translated protein: MNDQSTSTMTRRCLLKNSAVGFGYLALSALLQEDARQAMGAPAAELAHFPARAKRVIFLFMKGGPSHVDTFDYKPQLQKDDGKPLPFDKPRVQFAPTGNLLASPWKFRQYGESGMYVSELFPHVAQHVDEMCFLHSVHGTNPSHGGALLKLHTGSDNFIRPSMGAWVNYGLGSENDNLPGFVTICPTFAHGGAKNWGSAFLPAEYQGIPLGVASQPSTAASVKYIDNPRWTRDVQRVQLDLMNAMNREHMAHAQSELSLEARIQSFELAYRMQSKMPEAQDLSQETADTLEMYGLNDPVTQDFGRQCLLARRFAERGVRFIQVTHSDTKVQWDQHGDLKAGHTKNAAEVDRPIGALLADLKRRGLLEDTLVLWGGEFGRTPTCQGSGANGRDHNPEGFTMWMAGGGVKAGYRHGATDQYGYYAQENKMHVHDLHATLLHLLGLDHERLTYRHAGRDFRLTDVHGLVHREILA
- a CDS encoding SPFH domain-containing protein is translated as MKRDFTWSELLCWRLIGLVCLVGFAVEVDLLIEHYLWPIAANELAVRQMESPAWSQALQTLTALHASLPMTLLSLVLMSAVVLIGPLLWARHEAPTPSQAAGRSRSSKRSLLALAGVFVLVATSTGCRPFDTPEFEEIDTSETGFLIPLEGATDKQVAFESESYLAERKVAAKRVQVPHRWVQTGRMYNMGQWMDTVRLIKVDRSPVTREWTADSSSGTKTANEAIWIESKDSVGFSVGFNCTAFIEEDDTARFLYMYRSRSLADMMDSEVRARIQSVAAETAAKYDLDELRSRKQEMVDDVRKDVIAFFKERGITVTTIGMFGGFTYQNPKIQEAIDETFVAQQKKVINMALFDAQQKENERIELEAEGQANMARTIAEGEADAIMKIAQATREAQSDPLFVQLKQFEVERDRIEKWNGEYPSYLLQMDSGSQSPSLMLQLPAQTASVLGPPSN
- a CDS encoding sigma-54-dependent transcriptional regulator, encoding MQFSRLTIYGLDQDALDDLRSAFRDAAPKSEVRVVHEEKHLLGEVRGGADDSLFIIHGPQASSPLIGAMRQLDPTTLVVIAADQGSVETAASAIAMGANDFLVRGPQLAARVATLLGKMGYLLEVLHEARSLDAQNTQLQKVLQFRGQIIGNSPQIHAIVERVQLVAQVPRPVLIVGERGTGKEVIARAIHQAQDEHARPMVTVNCAAFTTALLESELFGHEKGAFTGADETRDGKFGLAHGGTLFLDEIGHMSLPFQRKILRVVEYGTYNRVGGHTELRTSARIIAATNVDLRQRIREGEFLSDLYDRLAFEVIEVPTLRDREGDIEVLAQHFLDQFAQEIPRFAGKQLSKSAINVLRRYRFPGNVRELKNIIERAAYRDTTDEITPEDIGMLSNGPADIAGTGFKQRLDNFCRLMLSEAMNQCGNNQAAAARQLGLSYHQFRYYYAKYLGEESES
- a CDS encoding amidohydrolase family protein produces the protein MGGDEGLPTRRRSSPASGAVLMDLTAIPALDQHAHNLLKPEVACRKPFRAAFTEGYDPDVIAHHAQHTLFFRRSMREIAQLIGCEPNEAAVLARREELGLEQLTTKCFEAANLEGVLIDDGLLPDEILPLDWHRTFVPVHRLLRLETLAEELVGDAESFDDFLARFRAAIDPPPAEVVGLKSIVAYRSGLDVRPTSFDDARAKFAAWKGTGPSRHPRLVDKTLLDFLLLQALEVAARHRLPIQLHTGFGDPDLDLRLANPLHLRPLLEDRRYRGAPVVLLHASYPFTREAGFLASVYPHVYLDVGLAVPLLSVSGMERAMRELLELAPQSKLMYSSDAHFIPELYFLAAKWGRTVLAKVLDEAVRDTDLTAAEADKAAEAVLRGNALTLYRLDDC